ttttgggtacgattaaaaatatatatttctcctattttaattgggttattatttattagactaaaaataaaaaataaaaaatgtggaataagaaaatactaccgaAATATTGTGCTTTCCGatcactatgatttttgtgtgagttagtgaaagttttataatttttgagtgagaaaacaaagttatacAAATTTGATGGAAAAAGATCATACTTAGGTGACCATTTATGAAATTTACCAATTGTTTGAGCTATGAGGTTGCATTATCAGGAAATTAGTCATCTTGCTTTACGGATGAGtcgtaattattttttttttgactAATTAATATACTGTGCATTCATTCCGTGAATCCTTCTATCCAAAGCTTGTGCAAATAAGTCATACCTTTCTCTCATGGTTCCGCCCTTGATTGTGAAATCGCTAAGTATTCTTAATAACATTGGATCCGCCCCTGATTCTTATGTCCCTGACAAGCGCATCCGCTGTGTCTAGATTATTGACAAGCCTAACGCTAGTTTCTTTATTCGCAGCCCCACCAATATCTGCCAATAAACCGCCATCAAATTCAGATTCAGCGCTAGATTTCAGCCTTTTATTGCTCTCTGATCCTTTATCCTCCTCATCATCTTTATTACTGCAAACAACAACTGTAGAAAGATCCCTGAAATCAACATTAAATATTCTTATCTCTTGCTGATCACTCTTCTTTTTATTATTCTTAGACCTATCAAAAGACGCAATCAAATCATCATCAGTACTACCACTTGCAGCAGCAGTGGAGATCTGCTGCTGGAGGTCGTCTACACTCGTCGAATTAGACGAATTAGGAATGTTGGGATCGGAGATAAGGCTTTGAGTCCAACCTGAAATATCAGAAGCAGCATATATGATTGCATCAGTATTAGAAACAAAGGAATCTTCATCTTTGATGATTGTGTCCGTAGACATCTCTCTCTAATACTCGTCTCTCTTTTTTTGGGTCAAGTATATTATATTGCTGGAGTTTCCTTTCTGCTTCCCTTAAGAAAGAGTTGACACAGTCATTCTTTTTTTATTGTCATTCCGAttaaaagggaaagaaaaaaaaggaaacatGGACATAGTCCAAGTCACAACCTTATACTATTTGTTTCATTTATTTAAAACTTCCATTGAAGATTAAAATTTATTTTCTGACAGATCGTGTTCTTCCAGAAAGAGGGGATCAGTTACAACAATTAATTATAATAACAGTAGCAATTTGAACGGACACTTTCCTGATTATGGGAAGGTTACAACATTGAATATAATGGTGTCTATTAAAGCAGAAAGAAAGCAATATGGTACCTACAATTCTGTGATTCATTTTATGTTCGTTTGATAACCAAAAGTTGATGCCTTGATCAttcaatttaattaattttgttttctttttcggCTTTTTATTTTTACAGATTATTATAATATTGACTTGAGCACAAGAAAACTGCCCTTTTCCATTTTGAATTTCTTATACAGATTCTTTAGGTCATTATTAGGAGTAGAggtgttcataaaaatccgaaaaatcgaaccaaaccgaccaaaaaaaccgatactttttagatttggtttggttttgattttgaattttaaaaccgatcaaatttggtttggttttggttttggttttaatccaaaaataaccgaaaaaaccgactCAAActgactataaaagtagctatttaaatttattattacacctatatatatgtatatttttatataaagtttctaaaattttatggtacatattagtcatttatatttttagtctagttctttgctatttaataatctaattctttgcctttacattcaagtttgattggtagttttcttttcctaattacaagaatttatttcatgttaaaaataatcgatttttaattgaatacttaaattatttatcactatttgattcaattatcatcaatatatcttattaaatgatagatttctcaaagagcaattgatttgatagtgttatgttgaaaatgtagtcgtcggaatatgcgtttggtaatgtatgtctcatatttaagaaaataatcgATAAATAATgaaaaaaccgaaaaaccgaCAAAATTGAAgtgataaaaaaccgacttaattggtttggtttggttccaatattttaaAGACAGAATTACTTGATTTGatttctttttaggaaaaaagcgatccaaaccgaaccatgaacaccccgaGTAAAATCTCATCTTACGCTGTTAATTGTTTGAAACTAGAAGACAACATGTTTCCCCCATTTTGGCAGTTACCTTATTTAAATAGCCCAAACGTCTTTAAATATGATTAATCAACTATCCTCCACCATCATAATTGATATTAATTACTATTAATAAATATATCCATTTGTGTGCTCTTTTCGTGGCATCAAACTTTAATTATCCAATACTTTTCATTTAGTGCATAATTTTTTCTTACAAGAGGTAACATATATGCATGGTGCCTCTCTTACATGAATACCTATTTATTTGTTGACATATTTTGGCTTTCTTATTCTTCAATCTAAAAAGTCTTTAAAAACTATTACTGATACATGTACTTAATACTCCATAATTTATGATAGTATTTAAATAGGGATGGAACTTCTCTTCCAATTGAGAAGATTGTATTTATTCCTATTTTAGTTCTAATATGTGATTATTCcttagtgatatatatatatatatatatatatatatatatatatatatatatatatatatatgtgtgcgcgTGCAGGCACTCTTCTCTCTCAGCTAAATTTGCAAAAACGTTATTTGGTGGATTCACTTTATACGTAGTGCGGATAAGTTAACTAATTCTAATTAAAAACTGGAAACGTGGGCATAATACCAAGTACAAGAATTAGTTCTAATTACTAATGGGAAAAGCTCACTCAAAAACATCGCTTTGAGGCTAATTGAATCCAAACAAGACTGAATTACGACAAACGATCGAACTTATATTTTCTCGAACATGGCTGGTATAGATCAATAGCTTTGACAAAGTTAGACGCACTTAAACTTCCTCCAACATGGCTGATTTAGATAAGTAATTTTCTTTGTCAAATTAAATGCCAATAAAGTCTTGCTTTATTTTTTTCCCACTACCATAATTCTTAAAAGGCTAAATATAAACTTGGCATGATTTGTTAGTTAGAATTCACAACCTTCACATTTGCTAGAATGGTTCATGGATGAGGGTAGTGAAAAGATATTGCTCAAAAGCAGGAGCAGCTCAAACACATGTGTAAAGCTAGAGTTTAATCTGAGTCCTAaatattctttaaaaaaaaaggtatgatatatatatatttgaagtCTATTCTTCTAATTTGTTTAGATGCACGGTTgttaataattttcttataatcaaATTTCTTTCAACAATCtcttttcaattgataatatgTTGATGagatatgattagaaatagattagaatcacatACACAAGGTTTGTAAGAGAAATCccttctccaaatcgcctccaCCGAGTCTAGAGCTCAAAAATGAGAGAGTGAACTCAAAAATTCGGTTTCCTaactatttgatcagttgcagatgggAGAGGTGATGTGGCATCTTCCATAGATGATGACTGTCATTTACGTTCACTTTTACCTGGGAGATATActagaaatttttatttttacttgtcactttacgcatatcaagagaagataatttttttttctattttacccttaattCATTAACCAACATTTCTTGAATAAATAACGGTCAATTGTAACTTTTCAATGCATAATATTGGAATTCACGGAGAACTCTTCATTATTAGCTTTCGTTAAACACAAAAGTCCACTAAAGTCATCTTTTATTctcttgttctttgaagtattttttttcttcggAAGTTATTTGGGATTTTGGGTTCAATTATTGAGTATCAATTAATAGGGTTATTGTGGTAAAATTATCATGTCAATCATTGtttcttaaggggcgtgaaaagtcaaaacatgccaagtaaaagtgaacgaagGGATTATCTTTTggggggtattatcacttttagctcaCGTCATAAACTATTTATATCTGGtagtagaaaaatatataaaatttgtatattttttatatataacatacagaatgtatatatatacaaatttttTACATTTGTtttgctattatttttacagtggctatacaatgtcatttttccaTCTTTTTTTCCTGAACTTTTGGCTTTTATCCAATTTTTTTCAtttactagtatctatgaacgtgcgttgcacgttaataatagcacgtgatgatttaaacatttatttatatgaatgaacaataaaatttaattaataagagaatttttatgtataataataaaacaatcatctaaatgccgaaaaatattattacattagcataatacatgaatttaaaataaaaggacatcatcaaaacttacacaaatgataaATTTTGTCATGtaagttagataattatgtataataatttaaaaatatttaatttgatggtaTCTTAAccaacacttctttgtggacaatattttttgtgtgtatgtttcctcctaatgctttgaTTGCTTTGCCTTAACCAATACTCTTGTTGTCAAttttgatatccctcttgaaagtgcaacatacagttgtccgtgcaagaaaatatattgcggtaaatatagtccaataatTGGGATGTTTGTCCTCGtgctttatttgttatatttgcaaaacataagcatattaaaaattattttcacacaaaattTTATTCCTTaatttcggaagacgaaagttgaatccagggataagaatatacttagaagcacaatgaccaatatcataatttttgcatgtataacGTTATTGTCAAATCTAAAGTGGACTAATTAAACTAATATGCTAAATTGTatcattctttatttattatatttgcaaaacataaacatactataaattattttcacacaaatttaaaaggatattccttagtttcggaagatgAAAGTTGAATTCGGGGATAAAAATATACTtcgaagcacattgaccagtatcataatttttgcatgtatgacgttattgtcaaaacttctatataccatctatgtgttattacataagctattcggcgtatctaagtttttcagtagcatgacagacatatttttcttcaaaattaacctaaatacaatggaagatcaattttaacttagtctattatatatacggtgataCTAACATCCGTAAGAAATaagaaacttgacaacaaacatgtttggtagaaggccatttggtattaaaatatttaattattcttcttggtagtaattattggtatcattttctgctgagtcaaaaactgaaaaacattttgtttttactataaatttttgcaatcaatattttatttagttgatcaacatatttatTTCCGCTAGCTaagatatttttttaattctatcatgcgatttgtacaaattgcgttttaatctattgatagaaatatttctcttattaaatgcactactattaccattgagattgataaccaagtgttcagtAAGAACCAGATCATctttttattggatgctcttcttcgtttccgacacgaagcaagaagataCTGAATACTGGATCTTTTCTTACTTTATACTTCTtatcagttgaatctttttcgtttgaggccagaagtataactttggcaagctaacTTTTACCGTCcctgcttttgtcgattttggaactactggtagtacttgacagaaattACCTCCCAaagccataagtgcttcatcccatattatcaattttgctttacttataaatttagcaccattgctctcctttgatatatttgtgatggttatttaagttgtttgaagaggtatatcaaatctaaagtgggtggcctcatAATAAAATCTTTGTTAGTACatcacttgctattattgctaacaataTCATGCCTCTCTGATATGATATTTGCATGTAATgtatgacatagaaatattattttgattctGCCGAAAatatctacaaagaataattccGTAATACCAAAGTCGACtctttattatgagttattatgcttaatattataagattatttttgtaaaccaGCATTGTATTcttgcttttataataatatagatatagatttatGTTCTCTATTACAATTATATAAAACTTCCATTGAACATTAAAATTTATTTTCTGAAAGATCGTGTTCATCCAAAAAGAGGGGAGCAGTTACAacaatatatatagagagagagttgGGAATGAAAAATGTGACGTGGCATACTTCATAGTGTAGGAATTTTATTTATCTTTATTCTCCTTTTTTgacttttcctttcttttttcttttatatatcttatttttaaaaaattcacaCCCCACAACTCACACCTCTTAAttaagaattatgactgaagaaTGTAACGGTTCATCATTAAATACAAAGGATACAACCATTGCAATTGTAAAAAATATATGGCAGTTTCAATTATGAAAATAATGATAGTAATTAAAAGCTGCAATAATCTTTTTATTTATCCCATTTTTTCAGTACCCTACTTTTCTTTTCGTCAAGTGCAGCACAAAGAACATACTCAACAGAGAAGAATTATCTCGCCTTGGGTAGTAAGAGTTTATCTGCAATTTCACAAGGCTCTTCATTTGCTTGATATGAATTTTGACTTCTTAGCTAGCGTTTGGTCATAAATTCTCAAATTTGTTCTAAAAatctgattttgatgaagtttggtttgaagatgaaaatgtgtttggacatcagttttcaaaatttatttctcaaatttattttaaaaaaatatgaaacatgacttatacccacaagttctaaaaactatcacaaatacccaacagtacaattatcaataacattcattatattatcgcaaaccatagtcctgaacataaataaatttgatacaaaattatcatttttctaatgaactacatgatacactatcaggtgaccgagaagacgaagcaacattgttacaaaataataaatggtgggctcttttataaaatacaaaagtttgggacaatttttaaaaaatgtaatagtgatattttggcccaaaaccaactattgagctggttttgggatttgggatttgagattttgccaaaatgtaggcaaaatctatggccaaacatatatttgccaaataaaattcaaatttattttggcaaaatctatagTCAAACGGGTCTTAAATAAGTGAACAAACTTTTGGGGAAGAAGATGAAATCCCTCTTATATGAAGTgagaaagttttttttttttttttaattttcttctcAAAAGGGGCTCATTGGAAAAGCAAGAAGATCATATTTCACTGCCCTATATCACGACGATGGTGTTCACTCATGATACCATGTATATATTTTTGTTAATTCCTTTTCTTCATCTTTCTATTTTATTAAGGTATATTTTTATTGTTTAACTTTGTCAGTTCTTAATTGGTTCTATCTTTCATTTTTAAATAATTCTCCGAGAGTAAgtcttatattttcttttatagtTTCTTGACTGTGTTTATATTAACTCTATTTTAAATATACTAGAAGAGTATATGTGCTAATATGTTTACACTCATATTAGTATGTGTACATattagtgtgtgtatatatatatatatattcttaatttATCAAAAAAATTTAAATCCTGGAcatatttttcagattttttatttatttatatcttattttataaatttataaAATACTAAAAGACTAAAGGTTCATGGTTTACGCCCCCATTCCACACTCTCGGATTTTgatttatttctttattatttttgcaaataattttttttttttttgtgcagatATTAGTTTAAGAGATATGGCTAACAGGTAATTATGCATTGCAGTTGTTCTTTTTCCTTAATCTTACATATCATATCATATATGCAGGTTTTAGGCTAAAGTTCTTTAGGTTATAGCattattttcaaattaaaactcaaaaatctctttttaataatattaacatgaagtggatgtaataattatttttgtgattttaaACTTTGATATCTGGAGGGAATTAATTTGAATCTTAATATGTTTCTTTACATATTCACAATTCACCAAGGCCTTGTTTTCTAGGTTACTTGCTACTCATGCTTTATTGAATTCTATTTCACATGTGGGTAAACAAATTCAAATATGAAAACTCCTTTATTGCGTCAGGTACAATTTGACTTATTGCTTTTGTTTTGGAGGGGAATTTTTCTTTTCATATATTTATAcggaaaaatgacactgtatagccgctgtaaaagtaatagccgaatatatatatatatatatatatatatatatatatatatatatattgtatgttatatacaaaaattatacaaattttatacacattttcggctaccaaatataaatagtttctgccGCGGACTAAAAGTGAaaatacccctatttatacacaccTAACACAAAGCCTAATTAATTATTAGCTATGTGGCTTTGGatataaaatgattaaaaaaaaaaaaaaagtaacaatTGATATTGTTATACTGGAGAATAGGCAAATTAAAGATAAAGCTGATCTTACTACTTCCCTGATCATTCATTGAATGATGTTGAGATATAGAATAGACTTGACGAGACTTACTTTTTTTCTTTAAACATGATACTTACTTTGTTATTtcataaatttaatatttttggttaaaaaaaaaaaacaagaataaATATTAAGGATGACTTTGAAATTAACAATTATTGTTGCTTCGTTGATTAGTAAGgattaatttttttataataaaaattctAACAATTgttattttttcatattttgatttTCCTTTAACTATCGCGCGAAGCGCGGGTAAATTAACTAGTTGATTATAATAACAGTAGCAATTTGAACGGACACTTTCCTGATTATGAGAAGgttactgtgatgacccaaaatgtcatctttaaatctaataattaattctatattctaagactttgaaaagcactatttgtcactcctcgacttgcatgcgaagtccgtaaaaaaatttcggaatatttttatgtgaaaaatggattaaaatgtgaactagacccttaaaactcaactgagttgactttggtcaatattttgagcaaatagacctggatcagtattttgacagttctggtaggtccgtatcgtaatttgggacttgggcgtatgcccgaaatcgaattccgagatccctagtccgagatatgaaattttgatgaaatattaaaagcttgaaagcttaatgatttttaagaaattaatgatattggatttattgactccGGGTCCCTATTTTGATTTTGGAACCCGGTATAGGtacactataatatttatgacttgtctgttaaatttggtgagaatcggagttgatttaacgtgattcggatATCCAGTTGTGAAAAtatgttttaaagtttttttaaaaacttcctttgatttgattccgattcgtagttctaggtgttattttggcgatttaatcgcgtgagcaagttcgtatgatgttttaggacttgggtgcatgtttggtttggtgccccgatggctcgggtgagtttcagataggctacgggatgattttgaacttaaaaAATCTGGGGTTTGAGCTTCTATTGTCATCtcgtgcattgtgcttcgcgatcgcgaagagaaaattttaagccgtgagttttactcttcacgttcgcaa
This sequence is a window from Nicotiana tomentosiformis chromosome 5, ASM39032v3, whole genome shotgun sequence. Protein-coding genes within it:
- the LOC104087678 gene encoding uncharacterized protein — protein: MSTDTIIKDEDSFVSNTDAIIYAASDISGWTQSLISDPNIPNSSNSTSVDDLQQQISTAAASGSTDDDLIASFDRSKNNKKKSDQQEIRIFNVDFRDLSTVVVCSNKDDEEDKGSESNKRLKSSAESEFDGGLLADIGGAANKETSVRLVNNLDTADALVRDIRIRGGSNVIKNT